The following proteins come from a genomic window of Mariniflexile sp. TRM1-10:
- a CDS encoding MBOAT family O-acyltransferase, producing MVFNSLEFFIFLPIVFFLYWFVFKKHLKAQNILILVASYVFYGLWDWRFLSLILLSTVVDYFVALKIDGLEDKSKRKSWLWVSVLFNVGLLGFFKYYNFFVDSWVDMVSLFGYEIKSTWTLRVILPVGISFYTFQTMSYSFDVYYKKIKPSNDFLSFAAFVSFFPQLVAGPIERASNLLSQILNKRTFNYDQVVSGLKLILWGLFKKVAIADALAPMVDDIFSNYSNYPASTLILGVTMFSFQVYGDFSGYSDIAIGTSKLFGVELMSNFKFPNFSRNVAEYWQRWHVSLSTWFRHYVYIPLGGSKVSKLKSVRNICIVFLVSGFWHGANWTFIFWGAFHALAFIPVFLMGRNTIYKDSVIGEHTFFPTFTEIGQVLLTFSIVTFSRIFFRSTSITDAFGFINKIFTDFSYGTYSHPMGYRMIDYYVLIIIFVLYEYRMRKDERSPFKFKSKVVRFVAYTFVILLMMLFYDDGVDRSFIYFQF from the coding sequence ATGGTATTTAATTCCTTGGAGTTTTTCATATTTCTTCCTATTGTTTTTTTTCTTTATTGGTTTGTTTTTAAAAAACATTTAAAAGCCCAAAATATCTTAATTTTAGTTGCCAGTTATGTCTTTTATGGGCTTTGGGATTGGAGATTTCTCTCGTTAATTTTACTAAGCACTGTAGTTGATTACTTTGTAGCTTTAAAAATAGATGGTTTAGAGGATAAATCTAAACGTAAATCGTGGCTTTGGGTTAGTGTTCTTTTTAATGTTGGCCTTTTAGGTTTTTTTAAATATTATAACTTTTTTGTTGATTCTTGGGTAGATATGGTTTCTCTATTTGGGTATGAAATTAAAAGCACATGGACCTTACGTGTTATTTTGCCAGTTGGGATCTCTTTTTATACGTTCCAAACCATGTCGTATTCGTTTGATGTATATTATAAAAAAATAAAACCATCCAACGATTTTTTATCGTTTGCAGCATTTGTTAGTTTTTTTCCACAGTTAGTAGCTGGACCAATTGAAAGGGCCTCCAATTTACTCTCTCAAATATTGAATAAGCGTACATTTAATTACGATCAAGTAGTAAGTGGGCTTAAATTGATTTTATGGGGTTTATTTAAAAAAGTAGCCATAGCTGATGCATTGGCTCCTATGGTAGATGATATATTCTCGAATTATTCAAATTATCCGGCATCTACACTTATTTTAGGAGTAACTATGTTCAGCTTTCAAGTATATGGTGATTTTAGTGGTTATTCTGATATAGCTATAGGAACTTCGAAACTTTTTGGAGTTGAATTAATGTCGAATTTTAAATTTCCGAATTTTTCTAGAAATGTTGCAGAGTACTGGCAAAGGTGGCACGTATCGTTATCTACTTGGTTTAGGCACTATGTTTATATCCCGCTAGGAGGTTCAAAGGTAAGTAAGTTAAAATCGGTAAGAAATATTTGCATTGTATTTTTGGTGAGTGGTTTTTGGCATGGAGCAAACTGGACGTTTATTTTTTGGGGTGCTTTTCATGCGTTAGCTTTTATTCCTGTCTTTTTAATGGGAAGAAATACTATTTACAAAGATTCGGTAATTGGAGAACATACTTTTTTTCCAACATTCACAGAAATAGGGCAGGTATTGCTAACGTTTTCGATAGTAACATTTTCAAGGATATTTTTCAGATCAACGTCTATAACGGATGCTTTTGGCTTTATAAATAAGATTTTTACTGATTTTTCGTATGGAACTTATAGCCATCCGATGGGATATCGTATGATTGATTATTATGTGCTTATTATAATTTTTGTTCTCTATGAATATAGAATGCGTAAAGATGAGCGTTCTCCATTTAAATTTAAATCTAAAGTGGTTAGGTTTGTTGCTTACACGTTTGTTATTCTGTTAATGATGCTGTTTTATGATGATGGGGTTGATAGGTCGTTTATTTACTTCCAATTCTAA
- a CDS encoding HTTM domain-containing protein, whose translation MKFSSNIVSAIRFVINQPLSILRLLLPILIGKKLISELRFVSELIGAPDYQLAKTWFTSMLPDSLFIFDASTTATYHSLIIMATIGASIGLLGRLNMVILAFFSFFLYGIGEGIGIFDHHVSLPTQVLLALALVPGSMKLSIDYILLKYFYKNNNIGFGKKPKWGLNLILMLVALTYFSAGLSKLRYGHGIHWMDGATLGFYLNERTSLYKQGDIQLIIGDSEITEEEKWKDKFGFIGHTYANYQTAPKFIAISGYIANSKSLLMLLAIGSVMFELLAFIIFINSKYRNIYLISAILFHISIGTLMGISFRQYQLICFCLLDWNLIFDYIISKLKQVKYLIYSKLQTI comes from the coding sequence ATGAAGTTTTCAAGTAACATTGTCTCCGCCATCCGGTTTGTTATAAACCAGCCCCTAAGCATCTTAAGGCTTTTACTACCAATTTTAATAGGAAAAAAGCTTATTAGTGAACTAAGATTTGTTTCCGAACTAATAGGGGCTCCAGATTACCAGCTTGCAAAAACATGGTTCACTAGCATGTTGCCAGATTCCCTATTTATTTTTGATGCCAGTACAACAGCCACATATCACAGCCTAATCATTATGGCCACTATAGGTGCTTCAATAGGGTTATTGGGAAGGTTAAATATGGTGATATTAGCGTTTTTTAGTTTTTTTCTGTACGGAATAGGTGAAGGCATTGGCATTTTCGACCACCATGTATCATTACCTACACAAGTTTTATTGGCATTAGCTTTAGTGCCAGGTTCTATGAAACTATCTATAGATTACATATTACTTAAATATTTTTATAAAAACAATAATATTGGTTTTGGAAAAAAACCGAAATGGGGATTAAACCTTATATTAATGTTAGTAGCTCTAACTTACTTCTCTGCAGGGCTTTCGAAACTTAGATACGGACATGGTATACATTGGATGGATGGCGCTACTTTAGGATTTTATTTAAATGAAAGAACCAGTTTGTATAAACAAGGTGATATACAATTGATTATAGGAGACAGTGAAATTACTGAAGAAGAAAAATGGAAAGACAAATTCGGTTTTATTGGTCACACGTATGCTAACTACCAGACGGCGCCAAAATTTATTGCAATTTCTGGATATATAGCTAATAGTAAATCACTTTTAATGCTGCTTGCTATAGGCTCAGTAATGTTTGAACTATTGGCTTTTATAATATTCATCAATTCTAAATATAGAAATATCTACCTTATTTCAGCCATCTTGTTTCATATATCAATAGGGACTCTAATGGGCATTTCGTTTAGGCAATACCAGTTAATATGTTTTTGCCTACTTGACTGGAATCTTATTTTTGATTATATTATAAGTAAACTAAAACAAGTTAAATATTTAATATATAGTAAACTACAAACCATATAA
- a CDS encoding Lrp/AsnC family transcriptional regulator: MGKIKLDEIDHQILDMLIDNTRIPFTDIAKKLLISAGTVHVRVKKMEEQGIIRGSSLMLDYKKLGYSFIAYVGVYLNNTSQTKFVLERINEIAFVTVAHITTGKFNIFCKIRARSTEHAKEIIFKLDDIDGVYRTETMISLEESINDKKRLMHSIFNEM, encoded by the coding sequence ATCATCAAATCCTTGACATGTTAATCGATAACACAAGGATTCCGTTTACAGACATTGCAAAGAAATTATTAATATCAGCAGGTACAGTTCACGTACGTGTTAAAAAAATGGAGGAGCAAGGCATTATAAGGGGCTCATCCTTGATGTTGGATTACAAAAAACTTGGATATTCATTTATAGCATACGTAGGTGTTTATTTAAATAATACTTCGCAAACAAAATTTGTTCTTGAACGTATAAATGAAATTGCTTTTGTAACTGTAGCACATATCACTACCGGAAAGTTTAATATTTTCTGTAAAATTAGAGCAAGAAGCACTGAGCATGCTAAAGAAATTATATTTAAATTAGATGATATTGATGGAGTTTACAGAACTGAAACCATGATTTCTTTAGAAGAAAGCATCAATGATAAAAAACGACTAATGCATTCTATTTTTAATGAGATGTAG
- a CDS encoding GNAT family N-acetyltransferase, whose translation MPILKKEDFYNSYFQKDKTFEYYSKIGYAHNNEIFYNKAATTNKQKAYAISLFPNYFHSEVLKSSYNIKKTLQKNLDGFAVLTNGYSNINEYLQNHLKPKTRGPILRRIKRLESCFNIEYKLYYGNISKELYDTALSKLKEMLLSRFAQKKDSTEILDKWEHYEKTTFEAIKNKTASLFIVYANNEIIGISINYHIKDIFIGHIFCYDINFSKFSLGNTMVYKLLEWCFENKYSMLDMGNGDLEYKQIWCNLTYSYEYHFIYKKKSILGFILAHSEILKIKIKNTLKHYKIDKAYTYIKKKLGNTIMPSANPFFNYTIEPINPESINQLEATKIDFNKSPHLNIKKPINDFLYMEQEHIDNLEVFLINENNYILKGTKKVKKVTFDL comes from the coding sequence ATGCCGATTTTAAAAAAAGAAGATTTTTATAATTCGTATTTTCAAAAGGATAAAACATTTGAGTATTATTCCAAAATTGGCTATGCCCATAACAATGAGATATTCTATAACAAAGCGGCAACAACAAATAAGCAAAAAGCCTATGCCATAAGCTTATTCCCAAATTATTTTCACTCAGAAGTATTAAAGAGCTCCTACAACATAAAGAAAACACTTCAAAAAAACTTAGATGGCTTCGCTGTTTTAACCAATGGATACAGCAACATAAACGAATACCTGCAAAACCACTTAAAACCAAAAACAAGAGGCCCTATCCTAAGAAGAATCAAACGCTTAGAAAGCTGTTTTAACATAGAATACAAATTATATTATGGCAACATCTCTAAAGAATTATATGATACGGCACTTTCTAAATTAAAAGAAATGCTTTTAAGTAGATTTGCGCAAAAAAAGGACAGTACCGAAATTTTGGATAAATGGGAACACTACGAAAAAACAACGTTTGAAGCTATTAAAAACAAAACAGCCTCTTTATTTATAGTCTACGCAAATAATGAAATTATTGGCATCTCTATAAACTACCATATAAAAGATATTTTTATTGGACACATATTTTGTTATGATATTAATTTTTCAAAGTTCAGTTTAGGAAATACGATGGTTTATAAGCTCTTGGAATGGTGTTTTGAAAATAAATACAGCATGCTTGATATGGGAAATGGCGACCTTGAATACAAACAAATTTGGTGTAATTTAACATATAGCTACGAATACCATTTTATATACAAGAAAAAATCAATTCTGGGCTTTATCTTAGCCCATTCAGAAATTTTAAAAATTAAAATTAAGAACACCCTTAAACATTATAAAATAGACAAAGCATATACTTACATAAAAAAGAAGCTAGGAAACACAATAATGCCTTCTGCCAATCCTTTTTTTAATTACACAATAGAACCCATTAATCCTGAGAGCATAAACCAACTGGAAGCTACAAAAATAGACTTTAATAAAAGCCCACACCTTAATATAAAAAAGCCCATAAACGATTTTTTATATATGGAGCAAGAGCATATTGACAATTTAGAAGTCTTTTTAATAAATGAAAATAATTACATTTTAAAAGGAACCAAGAAAGTTAAAAAAGTTACATTTGACCTATGA
- a CDS encoding GNAT family N-acetyltransferase, with product MSLINRQQFLWDFLKKEMIPNCIESVELNGFSFINKNRTSDNLDNKHLAIISLAPNYLKFNFNKKEPYLEKKIDNLHLDGCGIIINEKETLESYMQNVLSTQTRKNVQRLWNRLNQSFNIEIKYYFGHISEETCESLLLKLYSMLVRRFNNKKTINSFLYNWQNNTQNIFNLINSKKACLIVICSDGEPINITLNYHSHDSILFSEFNGFDIDFYKFGLGDIGNYVLLKWCIANNYKYLDLGNGVMDHKKKWCNSFYEMQYIVLFNNKNLVSKTLASIEIFKIKTKNSLKQIRLDTFIIYLKHFLKAPKTDSKSANMTYNLEKMDADACVKLEDVVVVDLKANDFLKKPVYDSIFNSKEHINDIIIYKFSKDTHIIKGKKTTLKLTIDTC from the coding sequence ATGAGCTTAATTAACAGGCAACAGTTTCTTTGGGATTTCTTAAAAAAGGAAATGATACCAAATTGTATTGAAAGTGTCGAATTAAATGGTTTTAGCTTCATTAACAAAAATCGCACTAGTGACAATCTTGATAATAAGCATCTGGCAATTATAAGCTTAGCTCCAAATTACTTAAAATTCAATTTTAATAAAAAAGAACCATATCTTGAAAAAAAGATTGATAACCTACATTTGGATGGATGTGGCATCATAATTAACGAAAAAGAGACCTTAGAGTCTTACATGCAAAATGTTTTAAGCACGCAAACAAGAAAAAATGTACAACGCCTTTGGAACCGATTAAACCAATCTTTTAATATAGAAATCAAATATTATTTTGGACACATTTCTGAAGAAACATGTGAATCTCTACTATTAAAACTTTACAGCATGTTAGTTAGAAGATTTAATAATAAAAAAACAATCAATTCATTTTTATATAATTGGCAAAATAATACCCAGAATATTTTCAATTTAATAAATTCAAAAAAAGCCTGTTTAATTGTTATATGTAGCGATGGGGAACCTATAAATATAACTTTAAATTATCATTCACATGACTCGATCTTATTTTCTGAATTTAATGGTTTTGATATAGATTTTTATAAATTTGGATTAGGAGATATTGGAAATTATGTGTTGTTAAAGTGGTGCATCGCTAACAATTACAAGTATTTAGATTTAGGTAATGGCGTAATGGATCATAAAAAAAAGTGGTGCAATTCATTTTATGAAATGCAATACATTGTACTTTTTAATAACAAGAATTTAGTATCTAAAACCTTGGCATCCATTGAAATATTTAAAATAAAAACAAAAAATTCCTTAAAACAAATTAGGCTAGATACCTTTATAATTTATCTAAAACACTTTTTAAAGGCACCAAAAACAGATAGTAAAAGTGCTAACATGACCTATAATCTTGAAAAAATGGATGCTGATGCATGTGTTAAATTAGAAGATGTAGTTGTAGTCGATTTAAAAGCAAACGATTTTTTAAAAAAGCCCGTTTACGATAGTATATTTAATAGCAAAGAACACATTAACGATATTATCATCTATAAATTTTCTAAGGATACCCATATCATTAAAGGAAAAAAAACGACGCTAAAACTTACCATCGATACATGTTAA
- a CDS encoding cupin-like domain-containing protein, giving the protein MNILNEIIALSSPVEEVPTLDSSTFKKRYFNKKPIVIRGLAKEWNATKNWDLDFFLNLKEDKDVDLLEGNFIQDDNRYKKSSFKSFIKKLIDAETNKEEIKDYLTTLDIFNYFPSLKNDVDFSIFEDHTQINDITAWIGPSGTISGFHNDTGKNMYSQIKGRKMFIIAAPKYNKKMYPSPKYINGGRASKVDINNFTPEKFPKFKEVKFLHVILEPGDVLHVPAKWWHYVQSLDTSISVSNFGFSKLEMFGIKALDYIHRRGYYKPKNCFCCN; this is encoded by the coding sequence ATGAACATTTTAAACGAAATAATAGCCCTCAGCTCGCCTGTTGAAGAAGTTCCAACTTTGGATTCCAGTACGTTTAAAAAAAGATATTTCAACAAAAAACCTATTGTTATAAGAGGGCTTGCTAAAGAATGGAATGCAACCAAAAATTGGGATCTCGATTTTTTCCTGAATCTCAAAGAAGATAAAGATGTCGATTTATTGGAAGGAAACTTTATTCAAGATGATAACCGGTATAAAAAATCGTCTTTTAAATCCTTCATCAAAAAATTAATAGATGCCGAAACCAATAAGGAGGAAATAAAAGATTATTTAACAACCTTAGATATCTTTAACTATTTTCCAAGTCTAAAAAATGACGTTGATTTTTCTATTTTTGAAGACCACACCCAAATTAACGACATCACCGCTTGGATAGGGCCATCGGGCACTATCTCTGGATTTCATAACGATACGGGCAAAAACATGTATTCGCAAATAAAAGGAAGAAAAATGTTCATTATTGCGGCACCCAAGTATAACAAAAAAATGTATCCGAGCCCAAAATACATCAATGGCGGAAGAGCAAGCAAAGTCGATATAAACAACTTTACACCAGAAAAATTCCCAAAATTTAAAGAAGTAAAATTTTTACACGTCATATTGGAACCAGGTGACGTGTTACATGTACCTGCAAAATGGTGGCATTATGTACAATCCTTAGACACATCTATAAGTGTTAGTAATTTTGGCTTTTCCAAATTGGAAATGTTTGGCATAAAAGCATTGGATTATATTCACAGACGCGGGTATTACAAACCTAAAAACTGTTTTTGCTGTAACTAA
- a CDS encoding GNAT family N-acetyltransferase, with protein sequence MLKKRLLLKYTFHDFFHDFIVKRNKYAFYKAIINNTTNLNIDTAVNIKEVKNSNAKIHYINQIPPYINIVPVETYKSFKFNLYNGYLIDIKDFESLDAYMAHQFGSKSRSKIRTYIKRLETCFNISYKMYFGNIDKNNYEALFDVLEIMIERRFLERGDIHEAANDWLFYKEIFYQLIRDKKASMFVIYDNDKPIDINLSYHYDNILINYIRHTIIGNIIIE encoded by the coding sequence ATGTTAAAAAAACGCTTGCTATTAAAATATACGTTTCATGACTTTTTTCATGATTTTATTGTAAAACGCAATAAGTATGCTTTTTATAAAGCAATCATCAACAATACCACCAATTTAAATATTGATACGGCAGTCAATATAAAAGAAGTTAAAAATAGCAACGCCAAAATTCATTATATCAATCAAATACCACCCTATATAAACATAGTGCCGGTTGAAACATATAAAAGCTTCAAGTTTAATTTATACAATGGGTATTTAATTGATATTAAAGATTTTGAATCGCTTGATGCCTATATGGCACACCAGTTTGGATCCAAAAGCAGGTCTAAAATCAGGACATACATAAAAAGACTCGAAACATGCTTTAATATATCATACAAAATGTATTTTGGCAACATTGATAAAAACAACTATGAGGCGCTGTTTGATGTTCTGGAAATAATGATTGAAAGAAGATTTTTAGAACGTGGTGATATACATGAGGCTGCAAACGATTGGTTATTTTACAAAGAAATTTTTTACCAACTAATACGGGACAAAAAAGCGTCTATGTTTGTTATTTATGACAATGATAAACCTATAGACATCAATCTAAGCTACCATTATGATAACATACTAATTAATTACATAAGGCATACGATAATCGGGAATATAATAATAGAATAG
- a CDS encoding GNAT family N-acetyltransferase, with translation MTLVIKKDFYNTLTEHHKVLKHYKNLAFKPNNTLVYSAMENDTNEINTPISIKLFPNYLMPSFLTSSNYIVKVIPQKKINGYAIVLNKNQEINEFLNNQYSKSFRANIKRLTNRFETCFTATYKMYYGHISEEDYQYYMGALHVMLVNRFNQRNDKNDILTHWDFYLKTTRQLINNKDASLFVIYSNNVPVHICINHHYNNIFFVSIPSYNIDYAKFALGNISLFKLLEWSINNGYDMLDMAYGDLEYKRRWCTLIYHFDHHIIYNKENLKSQSLAFLEIGIIKAKNVLKKYNIDTWVKKVKAFNLKKSTTNLEPIFNVTENPTIDYTQLIEIDYNNSNDGFLKKQVFDFLYKHKEHVDNIKVYKSTLNGHITIVGKSNSELLSINDAS, from the coding sequence ATGACATTAGTAATTAAAAAAGATTTCTACAATACTTTAACCGAGCATCACAAGGTCTTAAAACACTATAAAAATTTAGCTTTTAAACCTAACAATACCTTGGTCTACAGTGCCATGGAAAATGACACAAACGAAATCAACACTCCTATTTCCATAAAATTATTTCCTAATTATTTAATGCCTTCATTTTTAACATCTTCCAACTACATAGTTAAAGTAATACCTCAAAAAAAAATCAATGGGTACGCGATTGTTTTAAACAAAAACCAAGAAATAAACGAGTTTCTTAATAACCAATACAGTAAAAGTTTTAGAGCCAACATAAAGCGTTTAACAAATAGGTTCGAAACCTGTTTTACAGCAACCTACAAAATGTATTATGGTCATATTTCTGAAGAAGACTACCAGTATTACATGGGTGCTTTACATGTTATGCTAGTCAATCGATTTAATCAAAGAAACGATAAAAATGATATTTTAACCCATTGGGATTTCTACTTAAAAACCACACGCCAATTAATTAACAATAAAGACGCTTCCCTTTTTGTGATATATAGTAATAATGTGCCAGTACATATTTGTATAAACCACCACTACAATAATATATTCTTTGTGTCTATACCTTCTTATAACATTGATTATGCAAAGTTTGCATTGGGCAATATATCCCTCTTTAAACTGTTGGAATGGAGTATCAATAATGGTTACGACATGTTAGATATGGCCTATGGAGACTTAGAATACAAACGAAGATGGTGTACCCTAATTTATCATTTTGATCATCATATTATCTATAATAAAGAAAACCTCAAGTCCCAATCATTGGCTTTTTTAGAAATAGGAATCATTAAAGCAAAAAACGTTTTAAAAAAGTACAACATAGATACGTGGGTTAAAAAAGTTAAGGCTTTTAACTTAAAAAAGAGTACGACAAATCTAGAGCCTATTTTCAATGTAACAGAAAACCCAACTATAGATTATACCCAACTAATTGAGATTGATTACAACAACAGCAATGATGGTTTTTTAAAAAAGCAGGTCTTTGATTTTTTGTACAAACACAAAGAACATGTAGATAACATTAAAGTATATAAAAGCACGCTAAATGGCCATATAACGATTGTTGGCAAGTCAAATAGTGAGCTGCTTTCCATAAACGACGCTTCTTGA
- a CDS encoding SGNH/GDSL hydrolase family protein yields MKKLIFNICLYIVLILFSLEGLVRFFHLYDDVPLLYIDACGVQKTVPGQAGFSVTGNRRQNYAEYKINSFGYNSYREFKPTKERIEIALIGDSFIEGFNQHYYDSTGKKVEDRLEGVEVYEYGRGGYDMADQLHLINAYKKDFDLIDYIFIYMKFENDFKRSSYAPEYDYIDLKHTLKFKVKRNIKLFMYADRIGLFDGFRKIIYRQNSPVKQHTIAEDTLHKKYIENFKALVKTYGFNKEKIIFLLDERKTSPLFLEHCDDMGYTYLDFGAEFAKSKKPATLIYDRHWNNNGRTMVASVIADYVRTHLK; encoded by the coding sequence ATGAAGAAGTTAATTTTTAATATTTGCTTGTATATTGTTCTTATACTTTTTTCATTAGAAGGTCTTGTGCGTTTTTTTCATTTGTATGACGATGTTCCTTTACTGTATATTGATGCATGTGGGGTGCAAAAAACGGTGCCAGGTCAAGCAGGCTTCTCGGTTACTGGAAATAGAAGGCAAAACTATGCTGAGTATAAAATAAATAGTTTTGGTTATAATTCATATAGGGAGTTTAAGCCCACTAAAGAGCGGATAGAGATTGCGTTAATTGGTGATTCTTTTATAGAAGGGTTTAACCAGCATTATTACGATTCTACCGGCAAAAAAGTGGAAGATAGATTGGAAGGTGTAGAGGTTTATGAGTATGGGCGTGGCGGCTATGATATGGCTGATCAGCTACACTTAATCAATGCTTATAAAAAAGACTTTGACCTTATTGACTATATTTTCATATACATGAAGTTTGAAAATGATTTCAAGAGAAGTTCATATGCGCCTGAATATGATTATATTGATTTAAAACACACGCTTAAATTTAAAGTTAAAAGAAACATTAAACTTTTTATGTATGCTGATAGAATCGGACTTTTTGATGGTTTTAGGAAAATTATTTATAGACAAAATAGCCCCGTAAAACAGCATACAATTGCAGAAGACACTCTACATAAGAAATATATAGAAAATTTCAAGGCTCTAGTAAAAACATATGGTTTTAATAAAGAAAAAATAATCTTCTTACTTGATGAAAGGAAGACAAGTCCGTTGTTCTTAGAACATTGCGATGACATGGGGTATACGTACCTAGACTTTGGTGCAGAGTTTGCAAAATCAAAGAAGCCAGCGACTTTAATTTATGATAGGCATTGGAATAACAACGGAAGAACCATGGTGGCATCAGTCATAGCGGATTATGTAAGAACACATTTAAAGTAA
- a CDS encoding GNAT family N-acetyltransferase: MHIKREQFIWNFYKNSKTIIPGCYEYVRFNNQKILNSNASSATTLPNVIYVSLFPTFLKSKLVNEEHYKSKSITHFGFSGVGITLNESQTAESYLNSYTSRQLRVKLKKAIKKLENDRNINYELNFGDISDEKCEFLLNTLYTMTNKRFDNKKENHVFMMEWESNTKDLAALIRQNKSSLLVIYDGKKPISISVKRHISNTILFSETHAYDSDYSKYSLSDLDKYYTLNWCINNNYPFIDLGIGLSYHKKKWANLIYDIEYKIYYKNNAIARGIAQFEITKIKLKNTLKQQIEYIKNIKSKK, encoded by the coding sequence ATGCATATAAAAAGAGAGCAATTTATTTGGAATTTTTATAAAAACAGCAAAACAATTATTCCTGGTTGCTATGAATATGTGCGTTTTAACAATCAAAAAATTTTAAACAGTAATGCAAGTTCAGCAACGACATTACCAAATGTTATTTACGTAAGCCTATTCCCCACATTCTTAAAATCAAAACTAGTTAATGAAGAACATTATAAATCGAAAAGCATAACGCACTTCGGCTTTTCTGGAGTCGGAATAACTTTAAACGAGTCACAAACAGCAGAATCGTACTTAAATAGTTACACAAGTCGACAATTAAGGGTTAAGCTAAAAAAAGCTATTAAGAAACTAGAAAATGATCGTAATATAAATTACGAATTAAACTTTGGGGACATTTCAGATGAAAAATGTGAGTTTCTGTTAAACACGCTGTACACAATGACAAACAAACGGTTTGATAATAAAAAAGAAAACCATGTTTTTATGATGGAGTGGGAAAGCAATACCAAAGATTTAGCCGCGTTAATCAGACAAAATAAATCCTCTCTTTTAGTTATTTACGATGGAAAAAAGCCTATTAGCATTTCTGTTAAAAGACATATTAGCAACACCATCCTTTTTAGTGAAACCCACGCCTATGATAGTGATTATAGCAAATACAGCCTAAGTGATTTAGATAAATATTATACACTAAATTGGTGCATAAACAACAACTACCCGTTTATTGATTTAGGTATAGGATTATCATACCACAAAAAAAAATGGGCTAATTTAATTTATGATATCGAATACAAGATATATTATAAAAACAACGCAATAGCAAGAGGTATTGCGCAATTTGAAATAACTAAAATTAAACTAAAGAACACTTTAAAACAGCAAATAGAATACATTAAGAATATCAAATCTAAAAAATAA